From Mytilus edulis chromosome 8, xbMytEdul2.2, whole genome shotgun sequence, one genomic window encodes:
- the LOC139485100 gene encoding metabotropic glycine receptor-like has product MRKSIQLMMNPCRVSVFTFICYVLMHGTILFVRGGKLETITALNVIENTHTDMCAYSAANLDLTLDFTLWNGYVNLAIYNSNYMTTLIYQNKGTLESYPDLTFFNLARNVVISGSPKVFSSGLAFEPSVFSRYKEFAPYAYYKNGVICLFDFSLAYEYQTSVEPEWYYNLKSRNWDNASSILSERHQRNGSIDIQDENTVMYFAQKEDGHWSQPYFDCGFSNIWLVTFSVPIFGQDATGQLVFKGVAFIDMNLNDTDINQCDLDEDEEYVDIFLNVFRGTHTCHPDTKCQFRPGLGFRTGGYNCLQVNGSLFNSEGKLLLILFGIGFQIFWTAW; this is encoded by the exons AATCCATGCAGAGTATCAgtttttacttttatatgttATGTTCTGATGCATGGAACTATACTATTCGTTAGAGGTGGTAAATTGGAAACAATCACTGCTCTTAATGTAATTGAAAATACTCATACAGACATGTGCGCATACTCTGCGGCTAATCTTGACTTAACTCTAGACTTCACACTGTGGAATGGATATGTAAACTTAGCTATTTATAATTCTAATTACATGACGACATTAATTTATCAGAACAAAGGAACATTGGAGTCTTATCCTGATTTAACATTCTTTAATTTAGCCAGAAATGTTGTTATCTCAGGATCACCCAAAGTTTTTAGTTCTGGTCTTGCGTTTGAGCCAAGTGTATTCTCAAGATACAAAGAGTTTGCACCTTATGCTTATTATAAAAATGGAGTAATTTGTCTGTTCGATTTCTCGCTTGCTTATGAGTATCAAACATCAGTTGAGCCAGAGTGGTATTACAATTTGAAGTCAAGAAATTGGGACAATGCCTCGTCAATTCTATCGGAAAGGCACCAGAG AAACGGTAGTATAGACATTCAAGACGAGAATACTGTGATGTATTTTGCACAAAAAGAAGATGGACACTGGAGTCAACCTTATTTTGATTGTGGGTTTAGTAATATTTGGTTAGTTACCTTTTCTGTGCCTATATTTGGACAAGATGCCACTGGACAGCTCGTATTCAA aGGTGTTGCATTTATAGATATGAACTTAAACGATACTGATATAAATCAATGTGACCTTGATGAAGATGAAGAATATGTTGATATATTCCTAAATGTATTTAGAGGCACTCACACATGTCATCCCGATACCAAG TGCCAATTCCGACCTGGATTAGGATTTAGAACAGGTGGTTACAATTGTTTGCAGGTGAATGGATCCTTATTCAACAGTGAAG GCAAATTATTACTTATTCTATTTGGTATTGGTTTCCAGATATTTTGGACTGCCTGGTGA